In Cryptococcus neoformans var. neoformans B-3501A chromosome 3, whole genome shotgun sequence, the DNA window ACATATACGAGGATCGTCCCCACGACGTTTTGCCATTATTGTTTCCGTCGGAAAGCAAATACACGACAAGTAGCTCTGCTTATTAGTAACCAACAAACAACTGATAAcaaagcaagaagaatcCAAGCCGTCGGTCTAAAAAGATTCCATACGTATATATACCCCGAGTAAGGGTATGCAAAACCATCCCCCAAATTCTATCTCTTCGCAAACCGCCCATACTCGTTGCCCTTGAATACACCTTCAGCTGATCTACCTTCCAAGAAGCTTCGATAAATATTCTAATCGTCATAACAAAACATGTCTTCGCAACCATCCAACATTGTCATCATCGGAGGTAAGTTATGGCACAAGATATTTGGAATAGACTGACCAGATTATATGTAGCCTCTGTGGCTGGGCATAACCTCACCAATGCCCTTTATCCTACACTGCCGTCTACCCATCGTATCTTGCTTATTGACGCACTCGATTACGGTTTCTTCCCCATCGCATGTCTCCGTGCTGCCGTCGTTCCTGGTGAATTATTTTCCCATGCATAATGAGGCCGAAAAGATGTTAATAACTACACTAGGCTGGGAAGATAAGGTCACGGTACCGCTTACCACCAAGACCGTTTTCCCTTCTGGTACTGCCCATCAGGTCATCGCCCTTAACAAAGTCATTGAGCTGCGCGAGAACTCTGTGGTCTTAGAGAAGCCTTTCGAAGGCTCCACAGAAGTCCCATTCTTCGTAAGTTGCGGTTAATAACTGTCTATATCTCTTCCTGATTTTTATTACGACAGCGCTGTGTCATTGCTACTGGAGCCTCTCAGCCCTCCCCAATGAGACCACCCCCAGGCGCCACCAGCCAGAAACAGTTCATTGATAATCTCCGACATATTCAAAGCGACATATCCAGGGCTAAGAAAGTCGTGATCATCGGAGGTGGTACAGTCGGCATTGAATTCGCGGGAGTGAGTTGGTCAACGTATGCGGAATAAGCCAGATTCTAATTCCCTTTGCAACATCCACAGGAAGTTCGAGACGCCCATTCTGATACCGAAGTTACGATCATCCATTCCAAACCTTCCCTTTTATCTCCGATCCCATCTGCAGGCCCTgaatcctcttccaattTGAGTTGgtcctctcctcccaccaATCCCAAACTCTCTAAGAGTCTAGAGCAGGTTCTTAAAAACCTCAACGTCAACCTGATCCTTGATGATAGTGTCTATATCCCAGTGGGAGATAATGCATCAGTCGCGGGCGAATGGGATGGGTCATTCGGCCTCCAGGATGAAgtgaagaagctcaagTTGCGAAGTGGAAAGGAGGTGCAAGGTGATTATATCTTTGTGAGCGTTGGCAATAATCCAAACATTGGGCTGGTGGCGAGCGTGGACCCGGCCGCAATAACTAGCGGATTGATAGCAGTTGACGATTATCTGAAGGTTAATATTTTCATGTGCTTTCCGAACTTGATGTGGACTGACGAAGTGTCAATAGGTTGCATCCGACAACCGagcctctcttctcacGAAGAATAGTAACTACTATGCTGTCGGCGATGCTTCCGCTGTTACAGGGTTGAAAACGGCATGGCTTGCCCGTGTCGCCGCGACGCATGTTGCTAAGAAGTGAGTCTGGAACAAAGCCGGGGCCGACCATTTAGATGAATCTTTGGATTGTTGACGATTCGTTGACTAGCATTATCAATGAGgtcaaaggcaaagagcTTTTGAAGTACTCACCTGGAAGTTTCAATGCCTTGGTATGTTCTTCTCATATATGACGAAACGGCTTTCTTGAGTCTAATGTTCCTTCAGTTTGTCCCTATAGGTCCAACACATGGCGCCGGCTCCATCACATTCCCTTTCTTGGGTACTGTCACGTGGCTGTCGCCACCCGACCTCTCAAACTCCACTTTTACTCGCCACCCGACCTCTCAAACTCCACTTttacttcctcttcctcatgtCAGCACGATTATGACAATAgcccttcctcatccacttcaGTCCGCGTCCGAGCATACCCCTTCGTTTTCGGCCGCGGCCTTCCCCCGAGAGACATACAGAGATAGAGAGATCGACAACCCTCCGacaccttcctcgccaccgGGTTTCGGCAACGCAAAAGGATGTAGAGCTGGCTGGTgtgggaaagatgagtcagcagagcttgaggtgTAAAGGTATATAAGACAGTAGTTTTCCATAGTTTTAGATACTTGTCGATCCACTATTGTTGTCTTCTCCAAGTACTCTTCGTCTACTTAAAGCTATCATCTTCCGGCATTGATCTGGCTGCCTATTTAAAGAGGCCCTCGGATCATTTGTTGTGCCTAACCTGTTGAAGGCTATCGCCAGAAGAGATAGCCCCCCTGACAGGTACCTGGATTGTTGGTGGGGGCGTGGTTAAGGCAGCCAAGGGGAAGGATTTACTCATCGGCCAGGTCTGGCAGCCTCTCTGGCAAGGGAGTGATAAGGTTGACTTGAAGGTATGAAATGTGTAGGTCGATTCACTTCTTGATTAATTAAAGGCTCCTGTTTCTGTATGGCATTTATAACCTATAGCCTATATGGGATTTCTGTTTTGTTGAATTATGTATTTTTCTTGAACTCTTTTATTGGACTGTGATTCTCTCTTAGACTCTTTCGTGTAGTACTGCTCATTATCGTATTATTGAGACGACAGATTAAAAAGAGAACGTAATAGTAAGGAACTAATCTTGAATGTCCAGTGATGAATGAATAATGGTTGCGATACCGAAAGAGACCAACAACTACACAGTTACCTGTAGGGTCAAAAAGTTGTAACTTATATCGTCATAGCTTTTTCCTGCCTGAAAATGACAAGATCAAGGAAGGGTGTGTTACGTAGTGGTGCAGTGATGAACATTGCGAGGACGGCCGAAAAAAAGGCGCTTGACATTTTTATCTGATTAGATCGCGGCGCCGACGACTCTTCCGTGACGTGTCTCGACGGCGCCGACGACGAGGCAGCAGTCAGGGACGGAGTCAAAGACCGAATGAAcaactccttccttccgtcTGCCGCCCCCGCTTATCTAAATTGTACGAATTTCAGTTGCACGCCCTGCAAACGGCAATCATGCCAATGAGTAAAAGCATTCTGCAGCTCATCTCGGCCTCGGCCTCCTtgtttcctctttcttATTGATTCGTTGAATGCCCGAAATTGGGTCAGACGATCTTTTTTTGCAACCGAGAGCGAACGAAGGTCCCTTCTGCCCATTACACATATAAGAAAAAGCGTAGTACTAGCCTTGACAAAATTCGATTCGGATCCTTTCACAACAGAAACATACCTTCGACCTTAACATACCTTCGACCTTACAATCGTTGGTAACTCCTGATTAATACAATGCCGTCAGACAAAATCCAGTATCAAAATATCATCGTCGTAGGAGGTATGTTTTTCTCAACCAAGGTCAGAAGACGTAGCGACCATGGCTATCGCATTTGTCAGGCTGCCATATACCTGATTACCACATATTACAGCTTCTGACAAGCACATGCTGCAGCTTCTATTGGTGGCCATACTCTAGCCAACCAAATCTATCCTCACCTTCCGCCGACGCATCGTGTCTTGTTGGTTGACGCATTGGGTTTTGCTTTTTGGCCCATTGCAGCATTCAGAGCTGCCACAGTTCCAGGTGAATCTCGTCCCTGGATAGCACAAACAAACCTTCAGCTGACTCGGTACGTAAACAACAGGTTGGGAAAACAAGATTACTATCCCCCTTACCGATGATCGAGTGTTCCCTGATGGTACAGCTCATCGTGTCTTAGCTCCCAACAAACTTGTAGAATGTAAAGATAACAGTGTCATCCTTGAGCACCCTTTCGAAGGTTCAAATGAGGTACCTTTTTGGGTGAGTTTGCACAAGTGATAAGCCACAACGGATCCGTTTCAATGGTTGGTGGGTTGACAGCAGAGAAAAGAGGTGTATCATTGCAACCGGAACAAGCCAACAACCACCCATGGTACCTGATTTAAATTggacagaggaagagtacAAGGAATGCCTCCGTCAGAACCAACGAGAGTTGAAAGAGGCCAAGGAGGTGGTCATCATTGGTGGAGGCTCTGTCGGGATTGAATTCGCCGGGGTAAGATTCACACCGACCCGGCTTCATGAAAACTCACATGGTGCAATCTCTTAGGATATTCGTGAAGTCAACTCTGAAGCCAACATTACCATCGTTCATCCCGACTCTGCACTTCTTAACCCAACACCCAAAAACCCTGTCCCTGCGAAAACGTCCACGATCCCATCTTACAACTCTCCACCTGTCGACATTCGACTCTCCAAGACGCTGGAGGAGCACTGCCGTAAACTCAACATCAACTTGATTTTCAAGGATAGGGTCGCGATCCCTCCCCAAGATGAAAAGGTACCAGACGATGCGTGGGAGGGCAAGTATGGGAAGCAATCAAAAGTCGTAGAGGTGGCACTGAAGAGCGGCAGAAAGCTCAAGGCGGACTATGTCATTTTGGGCGCCGGGACGAGTCCCAACAGTTGGATGGTTGgggacaaggacaagggaGCATTGGACGGCAAGCTAATTCGGGTAGATGACTATCTCAAGGTGAGGTAAAACACTTTGATTGGTTATTGATGCTTGGTAGGTCTCGTCGACAGATGAGAATTCCCCGTTTAAAGGGCAATACTATGCGATTGGAGATGTTTGCTCTGCGCCAGGATTTAAAGTGGCAAGGGGAGCGTATACCGCAGCTTATAGTACTGCAAACAAGTGAGTAATCAAATAGCGATCTATTTCTCTTGGCTTGTAAGCGGCGAGCTAAAGAGCTTGATTATTAGTATCAAAAACGAACTGAAAGGTAGAACCCTAACCAAGTACTCGCCTGGCATGCAAGGTCTAGTAAGTAGAAAATATTATGCTGGTTAAATTCGGACTTGAATAGATAACGTCCTTCACCTAGGGAATTCCTGTTGGCCACAGGGAAGGTGCAGGGATGCTCACCTTGCCTTGGTTCGGGAACTGGGTATTCAGCAGCACGTTAATTACAATGCAGAGAGGCAAGACTTTGGGGGTTCCGAAATTCTTCACTGGGAGTTTTGAAGGGCCCAATAAGGTCAAGATCACATTTGACGACGTGTGATTTGTCCAAAATGCACTTTGATTGATTTGGGTGCGAGAACTCTAGCTCGACTTGACGTATCTTGCGGAACGATGGTAGATAGAAGTAACGGAGATGTAGACGGTATCATGCGAAGTGGACCATAGTTCAGTAACGAGACATTACAAAATAGGATCAGTGCAGAATAATGGATCCATTCGGGGACACAGTTCTACACCACATTTCTCCCGGCAACCTCGGCGGCCTTAGCTGCCTGTCCTTTTGCTAATTCCGCCTCTTTCAATGCATCAATGACCTTTCCTGACCCGCCCGAAGCATCCACTTGCCCGCTCGATCGTAAGGCGGCCTTTTCCAacaacttcttctgcttgcTAGGCTTGATGGAGGGTAAAGGAATCTCGGCAGGTATAGGATCGTCGGGGAACTTCTGAGTGTTACGAGAAAGAATTGATTGAAGTCGGAAGGATTTATGTCTAGAAGTACGGGCGccgtggatgatggagacTTTGTCGCCTAATCTGGCAACTGCATCCTAGGGTTAGCGGGCCGCTTGCTCTTGGCGAACATGAGGGAAAGTTGACATACGCTCTCCTTCATCGTGGACAAGGAACTTTTTATGTcttttcatttccttcaagATCTTGGGGTGTTCAAATATCCGTTCAACCTAAAGAATAATCAACTTTTTGAACCGGGGCACTTTTGTGACTTCTCTCACAGTGACAGTAGCAGTCTTTCTCATGGCTCCGACTTTTGTGACGATGCCCTTGAAGACGTGATTGGGTTGGTAAGGCATATCGCAAAACGTCAGCTAGGTTCTAGTTTGACGTATCCGAGGTCTAGGTTGATGTATCCGCAAGGTGCCTGTCAAAGACGGAAGTGGATGGTGAGGTATAGAGCGAAGCGGAGATTAAAGAGTGCAGTTGGCGGTGAAAAAGACGAGCCTGCTGTCGTTGAAGGTCGCTTGTCGAAGGTTTGAGCGGGCTTGTCCGCCTGGAGATTTACGTAACGTCGGAAAGGTCCCAGAGATGTTTATGGGGTGCGTGCCTCGTGGGTGGCCATTCGTCTCAGGTGCATTTCATTCGTCTGCCATCCTCTATAAATCTAGTTCCGCCGTCTCGTCTGCGCCGTCTGCTACGTATATTCGCCCCCGCGCACCCCGGTCCCCGCCTGCTGCCTGTCCTGCTTCCGCCCCCCACTTAGGCCGCCCGCCCAGCGAGTCTCTAACCACTGTACCGCACCCAGCCCTTCTCCGCTGAGATGACCCTCGTACCGCCCGGCGCACACCTTTGTAAGTACTATTCCAGCTCTCAGACACAGCTCAGCCAACTTCTTTTCAGCCCCGGTCGAtctccctcccccaccACCCTCCGCCGACCCACGCGAACCGTCGCCCGTCTCCGTGCCCCGTCGCACCGGCGCTCGTACGCCCCAACGGGCTCGTTCTCCCCTCTCGTCCCGCGATGCATCGCCAATCCGAGTGCCGCAGTCCAACAGGTCACCGTCTTCCGAGCACACTTCTCCTTTGCTGCAGCCATTTCCACGCACTTCGGGTTCCGCCATTGCGACTCCGCCTTCCGCGGTTCCCGTCCAGTCCACTCTCGGCCACCACCTCTCAAGACCGtcatcgccttcttcgATCCACTCTTCCGGGTCTGCTATATTCGAACGGGATATCGAGCATCCGCCGATGGCTTCGCTTTCGCTCAACCCAAACCCCTCTCACCAGTCCCATACACTCAGCCATAAACCCAGTCGTTTGCTCCACCTGCCGCATGGTTCGAACTTGGATCATACCGTGCCCGCGGTCCTGGATGACGCCGTGGAGGCCCTGACGTCGGGCGATTCAACAAGCGGAGGATTCGAAGGTCTAGAAATCGAAGCTCCTGCTCCTAGCGGAATAGGTATGGCCCGGCAGAGTTCTTCTAATTTGCCTAGCGCTGGACGCAAAGTCACTGCTGGTCCTACTGCCATtttttcatctccttcccgcAGTTCTTCACCTATAAGCCTAGATTCTCTCACATCTTCCATGGCTTCCCCAGCCCAATCGCCGCCAATTCTTACCCAGCTCTCGCCTCCCCAAAGCTTGACGGGCTTGGCTGCGCAAGATGGTGTTCCGGCTAGTCCGACGTCTCCAACTGTCTCAAAGACCCAAGTTACAGCTAGCGTTCCCCGTCCAGCTGTACCGAGGAGGATTAGCACCGGTCCGCAGTTACCCGGTGGTTGGGCGTTTAACGAGTCTGAGAAGACGCAGGAAGAGGTAAGCTTTTTTATTTCGTCTGTAAAGTCAAAACGTAAGCTGATGGGATCTTAGTCAACGTCTACTCCTGTTCCTGCGCCAGCCACTGTCTCTTACCCTACAGTTCCTAGCGCAGTGCCACCTCATATGTCGCCTTCCAAGGGCAAGCCTCCACATCACCGACTCTCGTTCATCTCATACAACgatatcctcctctctgTCCCTACTCAGGTCACCTCGTTTAGCGAGATTACTTCTGGCAATGTGTCTCCGGATCATCTTCCCGGCACAGTGTCGCCTAGTCTCAGTAGCAGATCGCCGATCGCGTCACTTCCGCACCACGGCATGCCATCTGCTGCCACAAACGTCACCCCTTCGGCTACTATTGCGTCCAGCGAAGGTCCTATCGCCGAGCCCAAACTCGATGGCGATGCTAGTGGAAATGCTACCAAAGGTGCTTTAGGTTTGGCTGAGGGTGAATGGGAGCGCAGCGATGGAACTGCCAGGGGTgagtgggaaagggagggaCTCGGCAAAGGGTTGGAACAGCGCCTCGAAGATCTGGCCCATACTGAAGTTTGATTCGAAGATATGTTGATCTCATGGTTTTAAAACGGGCTATTGTAATCATATAAAATCTGAAAGTGGGATTGTAGTATATCAAAAAGATATACCCTTGGGTTTTCGCTCGTTAGGCTTTGGTATAGGTTTTGCGAATAGTTGTCTTTTGATGTCGGAAAGAAGTGTGCGTATGCAGTCTCAGAATAAGTATGAATCATAAGTCATCACTTATGATAATTGTCATTAAAACTCGTTAAAATATCGTAACAGCCTATGAAACTATGTCTCTTGcatcctttccatttcttgtctttcttgCTCCGCTTCCTTCTGCAACTTTCCGCCTCCAACTCCAGAGATCCCTGTCTTGCTCTTATCCACACCAGCACTGATCAACGCTCCGACCATCGCACGATGATATGCTATCCCCCGATTCTGAAGTTTCTTGATAGTACCCGAGATTGCAATGACTCGTGGGATAGCGGGTGTATTCTCCAGGGAAGTTATGAACGTCAATGCAGACCATAAGAGACGATAGTGTGGACGGGCGACACGGAGAAATGTAAGGGTTGTCAGGGGAGAATGATATATCACTGTATTTCTTACTTCAGCCTGCGACGACCATCGAGTTTTGATGACAACTAGAACGAACCTCGAAATGAACTAGCAATTCTTCCCCAgccctcatctccaaagACACTGATCACAGTGGATCTTATAGCCCTGTATATCccttgtcctccttcttctcctaGTTGGCTATCGGGCAGTATAGAAGGGACCATAAAAGGCAGTGAGGGTATCGGAGAaaattcctcttcatcttcttcgtcctcagAATCATTGTCTTCCAGAGCTTGTTCCTTTGGTATTATAGGATCCATAGAGTCGTAATGGGCGTCGAGTgttgaagaaagggaagtaGGGAGGAGGAACTCGACTAGGAGATAGCGGTTCTTGAAGCGGACCATATCGATAACTACTGATAGGTGGTGAACAAGGGTATTGTGAAGTCGCTGGTAACAGAAACGGGCAGTTGTGAATCGAAGAGCACAGATTAATTGGTGAAGATATGCAGCTGAAACGAAGTGTCGGAGATGTTGACGAGTTAATTCAACTTCTAGTTACCTTTAGTGGACAAGCCCACACCTATAGCTACTGCTGGTACCTACGGAAATTTAATTAAAAGAATGTACCCCCCCCATTTGATCCCGTTTTCCCGCCTATCAACATCGATTGCATGTATCATTTTACAGTGCATGTTTTCGGGCAAACCAAGTACATAGGCAGATTCTATGTATAATTTACAATAATCTAATACTTGGTAGACTTTCTTTTCGCCTTTCAAATTGCTACACGCCTCTActccatctcatctatGAGATCCCTCACCTGCTCTCCAGAAGGTTGATCTCATTTCATGCCTTCTGTACGTATTATCTGTTCCCAGAGCTCGTCAAGCGACGTAGTGACTCTGGAAACCGCGACCTTTGCCTTCAGAAGATACCATATGTTCGCTATGGGATTTAGATCGAGTGAAGAGGGGATGGTTTACAAAACCCGGTCCCATTTTAGCTCTCGCTGCTTTCGCACGCAGCGCGATGCGAATGAGCTCCATCCTTCAGCACAAAGATGTTTTCGAAACCAGAGGATCTTGACGACCTAACTGTACCACCCTCGCCCCCCAAGATGCCTTTGATCGCCATCTTGGTGCACTTGGGCCTGTTGAGCGAGTCCAGTTTACTGGGACAGGGTAAGTAGAACAACCACCTTCTTTATGTTCGTCTTACTGCTAATGCTACGACTTCTAAATCTATTATTCGTTACTGTCCTGGTGCGCAACGTCGCCATGCAAAGCACAACCTTTACCTTAGAACTGTATAAATTAGAAGACTTACACACCAATAGTAGAAGAAGTTAACGCTCAGTGTTCAATACTCAAACAGAGTTGCTGGCAGCATTCCCGGAACAACAAGCACTTTCGTTCTTTAGCCCTGCAACATTATACAATCTCAACTCCTTCAACCAAGACTGAGCTGTCGACAGGGCAACAGCTTCCAGGAGCTGAGTGAGTTCATTGTGCGTCCTTGACagaaagggagaaagaaggaccTGGCCTGAGAATCAATAAAAGCACGAGAGGCATGAAAGTGCGCCCATGCATAATGTATAATCCAAGGGCTTGAGGCCAAGTGCCAAGCACAAAGCGTACGCGTATTTCTTCGTGTTTTGTTGTCCTCCTCGCTTCAACCCGTTACCTCAAGTTGTATTCGTTAAAAAGAAGGTAAATGAAGTGTCTTGACTTCACTCattgctcttcttcgttcgTTAAATCTTCTTTGTTATTTGCCCCTTGCCATTTGTTATTTACTCTCTCTTAATTGCTTTTTCCTTACATCGTCTATCGTCGAGATCGTCAATTTGTCCGTTTGTCCCTCGTGCCTtagcttcttctgctcctgATAATACGGAACAGCAGCGGAAAATCAGAAGGACGGAGTGTTGCAGCAATAAATGAGCTGAACACCAAGTAAGGGTCAAAGAGCAAGGGATGGAATGATGGTAAAAATAATCCGCTACGAAGGCAAAAATCATCGGACATCCCCTGAGACGACAACTGGATGTACTGCATGCGTATCATATAAATTTGATAAAAGCTTGCTGACCATGGGGAACCATTTCGGACCCCCCCCCCCTATTTCTTTTGGGACactccccctccttctacttTGGGTAATTTTGACAGAGCAAGTTGCGTTGTTCTGTTCAGTTTCCAATTTGGGCTTGGCATCGGGTTGTTTCTGACGACCCGAACATAATATCTATTTCCGTTCTATCGCTGTAGTTACGTACACATACAAATATACAGTATAGACCGTAGAACGGCAGATCATCATAGGCAACAGCGgcgagagaggagaagaggaggtaaAAAGGCAAAAGGCGATCAGCGAGCAGCTGAAAGCGGACAGGGGAAGATAAAAATAAATGAGAGCAGAAGTTTTCCGGCAGTTTTTCCGACCGTCTTACCCAATCACCAATACCGGACCACCAATTACGTACCGAATGCCaaacatgcatgcattcgCGGATCTCCTTGTTCATTTTTAAAGCTGCAAGGCCAATAAAAACTATTCTATCGACTGCTTGACTATCGTTGACGCTCGACCGCACATCATCATTATTGCAaccgtcttcttctactaTTACATCCTTCAGACTATTAATGGAATTTGCTCGAGCTGTTATCGGCTTTTCGCGTCAATCGCCAAATGCTAACAAATTATTCTCGAGgacttcttccatcatcacTGCTAAAAAAGACGTTCCTTCCTGCTGACTTTGATTGTCTCGCATATTTTTGCATCTTGttgcagaagaagggctTTATTTACGTTTtatgtcttcttctattTCCCTGTGGAGCGGCAATTGAGATATATATCTtggaaggaggtggagtCGGGATCGGGCGGCGCTAGtagggaaaaagaagagcaacaAGGAACTTAGTCAGGGTGAGAGTAGGGCTATCTGATAAGGtaaaggaagggaagaacTTCCCGAGGgcctttttccctttcgaAATTTGTCGCTCCCCGATTCCCATGCGGTGACGTGAGGAACGGAAACAAAAATCTGCTCCACTGATTCTTTTTTGGAGTCCTCCAACCGACCAAATATAAATAACCCCATTGACCACAAAATTTCCCTATTACAATCCCCCACTACTCCAACATCATGACCACTCTCTCACAGAGCAACCTCCCGCTTGATCCAGAAGCCCATCAGGACGCAAAGAAGGCCCGTGACCTTGAAGAGGCCGGTGCCGCCCCCCAGGACGAGCTGTATTACGAGGATACATCATCGGAGGAGGTTCTTACTGGTGTCAGCAAAGTCGAAGCTGCTGCAGCTGTATGGTTCGTGACTGGTTGATCACCATGGGGATGTGCGTACTGATATTCTATCTGCACGTTTAGGGGTCCTAAATCCCAGTGGTTCCTTTTCATCGGGTAGGTTGTGTGCTGTGTGAATTTTTAACAAGGTCGGATCACTGATCGACGGCCCGTAGTATCGCACTCTCTGCTTATATTTACTCCCTTGATGGTGTCACTACATATCAATATCTTTCTTATGCGTAAGCCGCAGTCATAGCCCGGCTCCTACATTATAAGTTGACACATCACCTTCAGCACCTCTTATGTTTTGGATCACTCTGTTTCCGGTACTATTTCAACCGCCAATGCTATCATCATTGCTGTTGGTAAACCTCTCATGGCCAAGCTTGCGGATGTGTGAGTACAAGCAACAGGCTGTGCAATGCACATATGCTAATAACCCCATGCCAGTGTTGGTCGAGGCGAGACTTTCATCATTGTTACAATCCTTTATGTCGTTGGCTACGTAAGTCTAATTTGCGACATGCATGTTTCACAAGGttaagaagaaggctgacATTCCCTTTGCTTTGTAGATCGTCATTGCCACTGCCAACGACGTTGGTCAGATTGCCGGTGGGCAGGTAATCTACGTAAGTTCTCTCAGGACACCATCGCGGAGATGTGGTTACTGAATAATTATATCAGTCTTTCGGCTACACTGGTTTGCAAATGCTTCAGCAGATCATTATTGCTGATATGACCAACCTCCGGTGGCGTGGTCTTGTCACTGGTCTCGTCTCGGCtcctttcatcatcaacaacttcGTTTCGGCTGAAATCGCTGAGGGTGTGCTTCCCAACTGGCGATGGGGTTATGGCATGGTAAGTCGTCAAGCTTTTCCTTTTAATGTTGATCATTTAACCAACTGTATACCAGTTTGCTATCCTCGTCCCAGTCTCTCTGTctcccatcatcattgctCTCATGTGGGCCCAGCACAAGGCTGCCAAGCAGTTGAAGATTAGATACTCTCGGCCCCCCATCAAAGTGTAAGTTGCAACTTTCGATGTGTGATCACCTCTAATTCGTATTCTTCAGTGGTTTCTGGATCACTATCCGTGAAGCCTGTCTTGAAATGGACTTTATGGGTCTTATCCTCATTGCCGCTTCCCTCGCtcttatccttctccccctcgGTCTTGCCCCCTCGGCTTCCAATGGCTGGAAGACTCCGAGTATGATTGTGATGCTCGTCATCGGTggccttctttttcccgTGTTCCTCTATTACGAATCCAGGTTCCCCAGGAAGCCTGTATTGCCCATGCGATGGCTCAAGCGTGGCCCTATCCTTGGTGCCTGCCTCATCGGCTTTTTCGACTTTGTGTCTTTCTACCTTCAGTACACCTACCTCTATAGGTAAGAAATCTTATTCATTCAAATACGCCTATCACTAACTGCTGTTCAGTTATGTTTATGTCACTGAGGACTGGAGCTACCGAAACTTGACCTACTTCAGCTCGACCCAGTCTCTCGCCCTCACCATCTTCGGTATTATGGCTGGCTTCATCATGTACGCCACCAGGCGTTTCAAGTGGATGCTCTTTATCGGGCTTCTCATCCGTCTTCTTGGTGTGGGTCTTATGCTCAAAGCCCGA includes these proteins:
- a CDS encoding hypothetical protein (HMMPfam hit to Pyr_redox, Pyridine nucleotide-disulphide oxidoreductase, score: 24.2, E(): 8.2e-08) — encoded protein: MSSQPSNIVIIGASVAGHNLTNALYPTLPSTHRILLIDALDYGFFPIACLRAAVVPGWEDKVTVPLTTKTVFPSGTAHQVIALNKVIELRENSVVLEKPFEGSTEVPFFRCVIATGASQPSPMRPPPGATSQKQFIDNLRHIQSDISRAKKVVIIGGGTVGIEFAGEVRDAHSDTEVTIIHSKPSLLSPIPSAGPESSSNLSWSSPPTNPKLSKSLEQVLKNLNVNLILDDSVYIPVGDNASVAGEWDGSFGLQDEVKKLKLRSGKEVQGDYIFVSVGNNPNIGLVASVDPAAITSGLIAVDDYLKVASDNRASLLTKNSNYYAVGDASAVTGLKTAWLARVAATHVAKNIINEVKGKELLKYSPGSFNALFVPIGPTHGAGSITFPFLGTWIVGGGVVKAAKGKDLLIGQVWQPLWQGSDKVDLKV
- a CDS encoding hypothetical protein (HMMPfam hit to Ribosomal_S17, Ribosomal protein S17, score: 38.3, E(): 2.1e-08); protein product: MPYQPNHVFKGIVTKVGAMRKTATVTVERIFEHPKILKEMKRHKKFLVHDEGELARLGDKVSIIHGARTSRHKSFRLQSILSRNTQKFPDDPIPAEIPLPSIKPSKQKKLLEKAALRSSGQVDASGGSGKVIDALKEAELAKGQAAKAAEVAGRNVV
- a CDS encoding hypothetical protein (HMMPfam hit to RNase_P_Rpp14, Rpp14 family, score: 68.6, E(): 1.7e-17), whose amino-acid sequence is MVRFKNRYLLVEFLLPTSLSSTLDAHYDSMDPIIPKEQALEDNDSEDEEDEEEFSPIPSLPFMVPSILPDSQLGEEGGQGIYRAIRSTVISVFGDEGWGRIASSFRVIYHSPLTTLTFLRVARPHYRLLWSALTFITSLENTPAIPRVIAISGTIKKLQNRGIAYHRAMVGALISAGVDKSKTGISGVGGGKLQKEAEQERQEMERMQET
- a CDS encoding hypothetical protein (Match to ESTs gb|CF188771.1|CF188771, gb|CF188770.1|CF188770); translated protein: MTTLSQSNLPLDPEAHQDAKKARDLEEAGAAPQDELYYEDTSSEEVLTGVSKVEAAAAVWGPKSQWFLFIGIALSAYIYSLDGVTTYQYLSYATSYVLDHSVSGTISTANAIIIAVGKPLMAKLADVVGRGETFIIVTILYVVGYIVIATANDVGQIAGGQVIYSFGYTGLQMLQQIIIADMTNLRWRGLVTGLVSAPFIINNFVSAEIAEGVLPNWRWGYGMFAILVPVSLSPIIIALMWAQHKAAKQLKIRYSRPPIKVGFWITIREACLEMDFMGLILIAASLALILLPLGLAPSASNGWKTPSMIVMLVIGGLLFPVFLYYESRFPRKPVLPMRWLKRGPILGACLIGFFDFVSFYLQYTYLYSYVYVTEDWSYRNLTYFSSTQSLALTIFGIMAGFIMYATRRFKWMLFIGLLIRLLGVGLMLKARSATGNTAELVMCQILQGMGGGAAATAIQVSAQAAVAHVDVATVTAVVLLITEVGNSVGSAVASGIWASYMPKELAKNVPTTNATLLAELYGSITDIALYPSDDPIRLGAIAAYQNVMFRLVLGAVIVAIFPPIWCLLFTKDVKLTRAQNAVDAKDLSGRPTDEPTLDERTPSEAGMSDPRRKD